In Oncorhynchus gorbuscha isolate QuinsamMale2020 ecotype Even-year linkage group LG02, OgorEven_v1.0, whole genome shotgun sequence, a single genomic region encodes these proteins:
- the LOC123995367 gene encoding sodium/potassium-transporting ATPase subunit beta-233-like — MASEFEASPMSPSSLVAYFGAAMPPPTNNASVPEAGQSRVQTNVIPIHCQNKREEDASKIGEIKYYGMGMGFPLQYYPYYGKLLHPDYLQPLVAIQFTNLTFNEELRLECKVYGANIDYSEKDRYQGRFDVKFTITNS; from the exons ATGGCCTCTGAATTCGAGGCATCCCCGATGAGtccgtcttcacttgtagcctacttCGGAGCTGCAATGCCT CCTCCAACCAACAATGCCTCCGTCCCCGAAGCCGGCCAGAGCAGAGTCCAGACCAACGTTATCCCCATCCACTGTCAGAACAAG agagaggaggatgctAGCAAGATTGGTGAGATCAAGTACTACGGCATGGGCATGGGGTTCCCCCTCCAGTACTACCCCTACTATGGCAAGCTGCTGCACCCCGATTACCTACAGCCTCTGGTGGCCATCCAGTTTACCAACCTCACCTTCAACGAGGAGCTGCGTCTTGAGTGCAAAGTGTACGGAGCGAACATTGACTACAGCGAGAAAGATCGCTACCAAGGACGATTTGATGTTAAGTTCACCATCACCAATTCATGA